One stretch of Vulpes lagopus strain Blue_001 chromosome 12, ASM1834538v1, whole genome shotgun sequence DNA includes these proteins:
- the CBX1 gene encoding chromobox protein homolog 1 produces MGKKQNKKKVEEVLEEEEEEYVVEKVLDRRVVKGKVEYLLKWKGFSDEDNTWEPEENLDCPDLIAEFLQSQKTAHETDKSEGGKRKADSDSEDKGEESKPKKKKEESEKPRGFARGLEPERIIGATDSSGELMFLMKWKNSDEADLVPAKEANVKCPQVVISFYEERLTWHSYPSEDDDKKDDKN; encoded by the exons AtggggaagaaacaaaacaagaagaaagtgGAGGAGGTGctagaagaggaggaagaggaatatGTGGTGGAAAAAGTTCTTGACCGTCGAGTGGTAAAGGGCAAAGTGGAGTACCTCCTAAAGTGGAAGGGGTTCTCAGA TGAGGATAACACGTGGGAGCCAGAAGAGAACCTGGATTGCCCTGATCTCATTGCCGAGTTTCTACAGTCACAGAAAACAGCACATGAGACAGATAAATCAGAGGGAGGCAAACGCAAAGCTGACTCTGATTCTGAAGATAAGGGAGAAGAGAGCaaaccaaagaagaagaaagaagag TCAGAAAAGCCACGAGGCTTTGCCCGGGGTTTGGAACCAGAGCGGATTATTGGAGCTACAGACTCCAGTGGAGAACTCATGTTCCTGATGAAATG GAAAAATTCTGATGAGGCTGACCTAGTCCCTGCCAAGGAAGCCAATGTCAAGTGCCCACAAGTGGTCATATCCTTCTATGAGGAAAGGCTGACGTGGCATTCTTACCCCTCGGAGGATGATGACAAAAAAGATGACAAGAATTAA